The sequence below is a genomic window from bacterium 336/3.
AAATCAAAATACTCAGAATTTTTCTAAAAAAGAACCTGATAAAGCTGTATTTCTGATTTATGGAGAATTGGCTCCTACTGGCTATGTAGAAGAAAAAGACAGTAGCATCACACAAAAATTTGGTTTTTGTGTGCATAGAATTACAGGCTGTGAAGTAACTCCAGAATTAATTGATAGTGTGAAGGTTATCAATCAAAAAAGTAGCTCAATGATGCAGTCTAAATATGGAAAAGATTGGATACAGAAATTTGAAAAAGAGACAAATATGAAACTTGCTATTCCAAATGTGGAATAAAATGAATATTATTTCCTGCAAGATAAAATTCAATACATTTGATTTATAAAATATTATGCAATTACTCTCAGAAGACAAGCTTATTTGGTCTGCCACAGTTGCCAATTCAAGAATGAATCGAGAACGAAATGCAAGTGGCATCAATAGCTATGAGCAAGATATTCATTTCAAACCAGAAATCTATCTTCAAGATATACTCAATCAAAAAGGAAAAGTTGCTTGGCTTGATTTGTGTTGTGGTCAGGGCAAAGCATTATCGCAGGTTTATCAATTTTTTAGCAAAAAGAATCTATCCAAAAAGATTAAATTAGTTGGTGTTGATCTTGTCAAAGACTTCCAAACGAATATTGACTCAGAAAGTGAGATAGAAATTTACATAACTCCCTTACTGGAGTTTACATCCAACGAAACTTTTGATCTCATTACATGTGTTCATGGGCTTCATTACATTGGTGACAAATTAAAGGCTATAGAAAAAGCATGCTCTCTGTTATCAGAAAATTGGCTTTTTATTGCAAATCTTGATTTCAACGATATTGTTGTTGAAAATGCTTTATCAAATGATATTCTTACTTTTCTACTCAAAAAGAATAATTTTGAATATCATTCTCGTAAAAAACTTTTAATAAAGAATGGATATGCAACGATTAATTTTAATATTTCTTATTTAGGAGCTGATGATAATCATGGAAAAAACTATACTGGACAAGAATCTGTAAAATCATATTATTCATTCCAATGAAAGCATTATTTTTAACTCTATTTCTTTCTGCTCAAATCATTGCAAATGCTAAATCTTTTTCGGCAGATACCCTCAGTTTTTGGCATGTTTTCTACAATAAAATAAAAGTTAAGGAATATAATGGACACAATATGCATGAGATATTGGTATTTAAAACTACAAATATCAAAAAGGAAGACAGTATTACTGTTGCATATTTTCGGGATACTCCTTGTCATGATTGTCCAACAAAGCTAATTGTAGAGGATGAGAAACATTATATTGTTACTATTGGCTCTGACAAAGGTACTTTCACCCCTATTTCCGTTTCAGCAACAAAACTACTTATATATAAAAAAAAATATAATACTAACTATTTTGATGTATACTTTTACGAAGAGAATAGAAGAAAACTATTTCTTTTTCGAATAAAACTTGAGTAGTTTTTAGAGAATAAAAAATAACTTAACAGAAGTAACCAATACCTCTAGCATCAATTTTCGTAAAAAGATTGGTTTTTCCGAAATAACAAGAATTGTTTGTTTTATCAAAAACATTTAAGAATAAAGCATCTATGACTGAAAACAAAGAAATCTGGGTAAAAACAGGTTATGAAGTTTTTGCCTTACAAGGCGAAACAGGTCTTAAAATAGAAACACTTGCCAAAAAAGTAGGAATTAGCAAATCATCATTTTATCATCATTTTGCTGATTTGGAGGTTTTTATGGAGTTTCTTCTAAAACTTCATCTCCATCAATCTCAAATCCTTGCAGAAAAAGAACGAAAAGTAAAATGTATTGATCCTGAACTCATTCATGTTTTGGTTGAACACAAAACAGACTTACTTTTCAATAGACAATTGAGGTTTCATCAAAATAACAAGGCTTATCAAAAGGTTTTAATAGAAGCTAACAGAATGATAGGATATGAGTTTGTCCATATTTGGATGAAGGATGCACAATTAAACCTAAGTCAAAAACAGATGGAAGGTTTGTATGAACTTGCTCTTGAAAATTTTTACTTACAAATCAATTCAGAAAACATTCATTATCAATGGTTATCAGATTTTTTTAAGAATTTGAATAAGATTGCCAAAAACTTTGAATAGCCATTGTACGCAAGCGTCTAAAACAGCTCATGATGTTGATTTACCTTTGCAGTAAATTTAACTCCTAACACCATGAGTAACATACAAACTCAAAAATTTCACAAATCATATCTAAAATTTACAGCCTTTGTAATTGGCTCTTTTGGTCCAATATTTTTTTTAGGGACAATGCTTTCTACTTCAGAACCAGCCCGATGGACGCTTGACTTTCTAAGCTTACCCTTAGATGGTGTTCAAAATTATGATGCCCCTACTACTAGATTTTTGTCAGCATTAACAGGTGGATTTTTATTTGGCTGGGGAGTCTGTATTTGGTGTTTACAAAAATGGGTGTATGACCTTGCCCCAGAAGGTGTTAGAAAATCTGTTTTAGTTGGAATTTTAGCTTGGTGTTGTCTAGATAGTGCAGGTTCTTTTGCCTCAGGCAATGTATCCAATATCTTTTTCAACATTATTGTATTGCTGATTGCTGTAGGTCCTCTTTGGAAATCTGCTAAATAAATTAACTAACATATTCTTTAAAATAATTCTAATCATGAAAAAATTATATTTTCTCAAAGGACTATTGATTATTCAGGCAATTGGTGTACTTATTTATACTTTTTTTGCTTTTAGCAATGAAGGAGTAAACTTATTTGGTGTTTTCCTGACAAATATCACTTCTATTAACTGGAATGGACAATTCAATTTTGATTTTAGTTGTTACTTAACTCTTTCAGGTATTTGGATTATGTGGAGAAATCAATTTACAAGTTCCTCTATCTTACTGGCAATTATAGCAGCTATTATTGGTATTATCGTTTTTGCACCTTATTTGGTGTATCTTATCATCAAAGAAAACGGAGATTTGAAAACTGTATTGGTTGGTAACAGATAAATAAGTTCCTAAAAATTATACAATAAAACTCTGTTTTTCGTTTGATTATTAATAATCTTTATAAAACCAAAATTATATGAAAAACATGCAAAAAAACAGTTTGATACTTTTTATTTTGGGTATCGTGGCATTTAGTTTGAGTTTTATCATTCATCATTATAGTCCATTATCCGATTTTAGCAACGGACTCTTCAAAGGTACATCCATTGGTTTGATTATTTTGAGCATAATTGTATCTCAAAAAAACAGAAAAAGACTTGCTACCATAAGAACTAAGTAAAAAAATATTTGTTATATTCGTACATCCTAATTTTTCTAAGAGTTGAAAAATTAGGATTTTTTGTTTTAATTTTGTTTGAATGAATTAAAAAGAAAAATCTAGTTTAATATCTTTAGCTTTATGTCTAACTCTTCAAAAAAAATACTTTCTCTTTCAGATTTACAAAATCAGGTAAAAACATGGCAGTCTCAAAATGAGAAAGTTGTATTCTCTAATGGCTGTTTTGATATTGTACATTTAGGACATATTGATTATCTTGAAAAAGCTAGAAATCTTGGTAGCAGATTGGTTGTAGGTTTAAATACAGATACTTCTGTAAAAAGATTGAAAGGTGAAAAAAGACCCATTGTCCCTGAATATGCAAGGGCTAGAATGCTAGCGGCTATGGAGTTTGTAGATGCTGTCTGTTATTTTGAAGAAGATACGCCAAAAAGTCTGATTGAAGCAATTTGTCCTGACATTTTGGTAAAAGGAGACGATTATAAAGTCGAAAATATCGTTGGTGCAGATTTTGTATTAGCTCATGGTGGAGAGGTAAAAACAATCTCATTAGTTGATGGGTTTTCTACCTCAAAAATTATTGACAAAATCAAAAATTTTTATTAATCTTGTAACCCAAACTTTTAGAGCGATATGTACTGGATTATTTTAGGTGTAACTTTTTTGGTAAGTTGGCTTGTGAGTAGCCGACTCAAGAGTAAATTTCGTCATTATTCACAGATTCATTTAAAAGCCAATATCACTGGCAAAGAAACTGCTGAAAAAATGTTGAGAGATTATGGTATTCAAGATGTGCATGTAACTTGCGTACCTGGTGAGCTTACAGACCATTACAACCCCATGAATAAAACTGTAAACCTGAGTGAACCAGTTTATTATGGAAATTCGGCTGCATCTATGGCAGTAGCCGCCCACGAATGTGGACACGCTGTGCAACATGCCACAGCCTACAGCATGCTAAAATTCCGTTCGGTAATGGTACCTGTACAAAATGTAAGTGCTACCGTACTCAATGCTGTGATGATGCTTTCCTTTATTGGTGGGGCTGCACTTAGACAATCCCAAGCATTTCCTACAGAATTGGTGTTGTTAATTATTATTGCAGCTTATAGTGTCATTACATTGTTTAGCATTATAACGCTTCCCGTAGAGTTTGATGCAAGTAAGAGAGCATTGAATTGGATACAAAATCAAGGAGTGGTAAGTGGACAAGAACATGCAATGGCTAAAGACGCTTTATTCTGGGCTGCCATGACATACGTAGTAGCCGCTTTGGGTTCTATAGCCATGCTTGCCTACTATGTACTTCAACTTTTAGGTATTAGAAGAGACTAAAAATATTTAAGACTTTTGTGTGAATATATACACAAATGACGATTAACTAATGCCATTATGGGCATTTTCATAAAAGTCTAAAGATTTTTTCTTTAGACTTTTTACTTTTTCTTAAAATCTATCAAATACCAAACACAATACTGAAAGCCCCAATTATTACGCCCCAGCCTACCAACAGAAGGGATAGAGTAAGAACTAAAAGCTTGATCTCCCCTTACTTGTGATTTAAACTGATAACGAGCTGTATATCCCGTAAGCCATCTCTTCCAGATACGAGCTTTGAGCTCCATATTAAGTTCTATCCATGTTGCACCCAGCCTATTAGAAAGATCGACAGGTAATGTTCCAAAGGTAGCACTTTGTACCTCTGCTTTGATACTTTCATTGTACCAAGCATTTCCAAGCCTCAAACCCAAAGCAAATACATCTTCTTGGCTTTGTTTTCCTAAAAAATTATACATCCAACCAAATCTTATAATAGAAGCTTGCGATTTGTAAATTGCTTTTTGAGAGGTCTGGTTACTTGCCAGTGTGTACTCTAAAGCCCACAAATGCTTGTTATTGAATGATATATCAGACGTAATATGTACTGCATTTTTATCTGCAAAAGCAAATTGCCCCAATCCTATTAAATCAATACCAATACGTATACCTGTAGGTTTGGAAAAGCCTTTTTGTATGGTATCTTTTTCTTTCTTTTTGGGCAGGCTGTCTAACTTTTGAGCTTGCACATTCAAATACAAAAAACTGAATATCAGAATATTCAATAAAAATATTTTATTTAAAATATACATCAACAGTAGTCGTTTGATTGGTAGTTTTGAGAGTTGGAGAGATCAATGAGGTTTTTACCTGCAAATTAGCATAGTCAGTTCTTACGCCACATTCTGGTGAAGAAAGAGCTATTTTTCGAGTGTAACTAAATGCAAACGTGTCTTTTTGATTTGTGGGATTCTTGTTATAACTAAAAGCATAAGTGATAGAATCTTTGAGTGGATTATACTTTAGTTTAGTGGTTGTAATGGAGTCCGTAGTTTTAGAAGCTTCATAAACAATTGTATTGTTTTCCTTGATTCTAATATCTTTCACATATACAAATGTATCTTTTACTACAATAGAATCTCCTCCACTCCGATTTTTCAGTATTTGTCTTGTTTTAAAATTTACTGTTAATGGTGTTTCAACGGCATCAGCACAGATTTGTTCTAATTTTACACAGGTACTGAGAAAGGCGATTATCAATAATCCACAAAAAAATAATTTGGTTTTCATATCTCATTGGTATAAAAAAACAAAACTACAAGTATTTTGTAGTTTTGCAATATTTGAAATGATGTAAAATAATTTCTAGATTTTATCAACAATGCCATCTACAATGCCATAATTTACGGATTCTTGTGCATCCATCCAATAATCTCTGTCAAAATCTTGCATGAGTTGCTCAA
It includes:
- a CDS encoding TetR family transcriptional regulator, giving the protein MTENKEIWVKTGYEVFALQGETGLKIETLAKKVGISKSSFYHHFADLEVFMEFLLKLHLHQSQILAEKERKVKCIDPELIHVLVEHKTDLLFNRQLRFHQNNKAYQKVLIEANRMIGYEFVHIWMKDAQLNLSQKQMEGLYELALENFYLQINSENIHYQWLSDFFKNLNKIAKNFE